A region from the Sulfurimonas hongkongensis genome encodes:
- a CDS encoding diguanylate cyclase, producing MNKKFNIDFLKILLVIVTPILLLVVLFSFYLFERLMEDKKKFLLEKTYSMASMISNVATFDKKYSKKQDFDNKASNATIFQVQKTFNSIIQVELGLEYLLGVKDGKYIKFLAYSDKQPPKVEINNLSVATPMRNALEKKSGVGIGYDYKNQKTLASYTPIKGTDWGLVVEQPYSLHIRPLYQTAIMGTLAIVSFIVFLYFILKRYEEKKTRLIEQSEKRFQQLVESSDDLIWEIDINASYRYVSPQCKKILGYEPSEVIGKKPFDFMNEDEATRVSKEFFELSSKGEKIVNLEHTLLHKDNNEIHILTRGAPFFNKKGNLLGYRGIDRDITLMKKKLQEIEHLAFYDTLTGLANRQNIYEKISQEINYAKRNNTESALLFVDLDDFKTINDTQGHDHGDEVLKSVANRLLESIRSFDAAGRIGGDEFVILVRGQDKREDNFAHFDALIERILQEINKPIIVKEFKHQVRASIGVAIIPRDGKNLEEILKFADRAMYEAKKMGKNRVVFYKN from the coding sequence ATGAATAAAAAATTTAACATTGATTTTTTAAAAATCCTACTTGTTATTGTCACTCCTATTTTGCTGCTTGTGGTGCTATTTAGTTTCTATCTTTTTGAGAGACTCATGGAAGATAAAAAAAAGTTTCTTTTAGAAAAAACCTACTCCATGGCAAGCATGATATCAAATGTTGCAACATTTGATAAAAAATATTCGAAAAAGCAAGATTTTGATAACAAAGCATCAAATGCAACTATATTTCAAGTACAAAAAACTTTCAATTCTATCATTCAAGTAGAGCTTGGGTTAGAGTATCTTTTAGGAGTCAAAGATGGCAAATATATAAAGTTTTTAGCCTACTCAGATAAACAGCCACCAAAGGTTGAGATAAACAATCTTAGCGTTGCAACTCCGATGAGAAATGCTTTAGAGAAAAAGAGCGGAGTTGGTATTGGCTATGATTATAAAAACCAAAAAACTCTCGCATCATACACTCCCATAAAAGGAACAGATTGGGGGCTTGTGGTAGAGCAACCCTATAGTTTACATATTAGACCTCTATATCAAACTGCCATAATGGGCACTCTTGCTATAGTCTCTTTTATAGTTTTTTTGTATTTTATTTTAAAGAGATATGAAGAAAAAAAAACAAGGCTTATAGAACAGAGTGAGAAAAGATTTCAACAACTTGTAGAGAGTAGCGATGACCTTATTTGGGAGATTGATATCAATGCTTCTTACAGATATGTAAGTCCACAATGCAAAAAGATTTTAGGATATGAACCTAGCGAAGTTATAGGTAAAAAACCTTTTGATTTTATGAATGAGGATGAAGCAACAAGAGTGTCTAAAGAGTTTTTTGAACTCTCAAGCAAAGGAGAAAAAATAGTAAACCTTGAACATACTCTTTTACACAAAGATAACAATGAAATACATATATTAACTAGAGGAGCCCCATTTTTTAATAAAAAGGGAAACCTGCTAGGTTATAGAGGTATAGATAGAGATATAACTCTTATGAAAAAAAAGCTCCAAGAGATAGAACATCTTGCTTTTTATGATACTTTAACGGGTCTTGCAAATCGACAAAATATATATGAAAAAATTTCACAAGAGATAAACTACGCAAAAAGAAACAATACTGAGTCAGCACTTCTTTTTGTTGACTTAGATGACTTTAAAACTATAAATGATACTCAGGGGCACGACCATGGTGATGAAGTTTTAAAGAGCGTTGCAAACAGGCTCTTAGAGTCCATCAGAAGCTTTGATGCAGCTGGGAGGATTGGTGGAGATGAGTTTGTTATATTAGTAAGAGGTCAAGATAAAAGAGAAGATAATTTTGCTCACTTTGATGCACTTATTGAGAGAATATTACAAGAGATAAATAAGCCTATCATCGTAAAAGAGTTTAAGCATCAAGTGCGAGCTAGCATCGGAGTGGCAATAATTCCAAGAGATGGAAAAAATCTTGAAGAGATTTTAAAGTTTGCAGACAGAGCTATGTATGAAGCAAAAAAGATGGGTAAAAATCGCGTAGTGTTTTATAAAAACTGA
- the polA gene encoding DNA polymerase I → MSKVVTVIDTFGFFFRSFYALPQHLKNKDGFPTGLLTGFTNFISTLQKQHDSDYLIFAIDSKGDTFRNEIDSNYKANRQAPPEELAMQLPIAIDWIDKMGYKTLGYSGFEADDIIATVVKHARERDYTVRIVSHDKDLYQLIDDGRVVVVDAIKKKVMDEDACFSKYGVTPKQFIDYQSILGDSADNVPGVRGIGKVGAEKLLKEFGSLESIYENVHLINGANKKKLLESKESAFMSKELVSLRDDVLDELDFEEYKMDVEHPFLNIYDELVKYEQNAVIRALKAKDILTDEIEKKANAKLANDKKESKKLDFHATLITDAKELKSVLKSLTPQTVVAFDTETTGLEYNKDSIVGFSFCFNDKEAFYVPFAHSYLGMAAQVSKEDAADAIKQIFKSKVVGHNIKFDLHFISKLLSEDTFEVYADSMILAWLINPESALSLDKLSHKLLGHTMISFKESVKKGETFASVELEDATLYAAEDAFITLKLFHLFNQSLKLQDAEHLIAESMEVEVPFITTLLHMEQVGIRVDGSFLEKFLVEIKETLARLTKSIYTQAGSEFNINSPKQLGVILFEHLGLKTGKKTKTGYSTDEKVLRSLKDAHEIIPMLLEYREVYKLFSTYIEPLLKLSKEHEDSRVHTSFIQTGTATGRLSSKNPNLQNIPARSQLGLRIREAFVASDGNKLIGIDYSQIELRLLAHFSQDKVLVDSFKADKDIHYQTAVVLFGEDEAKSKRGVAKTVNFGLLYGMGQKKLSDTLGITTKEAKDIIEKYFESFSTVKSYFRSIVELSKTKGYIETLLGRRRYFDYENATPMFKAAYERESVNSVFQGSAADIIKLAMNKIAKVIRDEKLEAKMLLQIHDELIFEVKESEAESLAKRFQEIMQDIYELNIPLKADVNIGDNWGELK, encoded by the coding sequence ATGAGTAAAGTTGTAACAGTAATAGACACTTTTGGCTTTTTCTTTCGTAGTTTTTATGCACTTCCACAACACTTAAAGAACAAAGATGGGTTTCCTACAGGGCTTTTAACAGGTTTTACAAACTTTATCTCAACTTTGCAAAAACAGCACGATAGTGATTATCTTATCTTTGCCATTGATAGTAAGGGTGACACTTTTAGAAATGAGATAGATTCAAATTACAAAGCAAACCGTCAAGCTCCACCAGAGGAGCTTGCAATGCAACTCCCAATCGCTATAGATTGGATAGATAAAATGGGCTATAAAACGCTAGGATATAGCGGTTTTGAAGCAGATGATATCATAGCGACAGTTGTAAAGCATGCAAGAGAGAGAGATTACACCGTTCGCATAGTCTCGCATGACAAAGATTTGTACCAGCTTATAGATGATGGAAGAGTTGTAGTTGTAGATGCGATTAAGAAAAAAGTTATGGATGAAGATGCTTGTTTTTCTAAATATGGTGTAACTCCAAAGCAGTTTATAGATTATCAGTCCATCTTGGGCGATAGTGCAGATAATGTTCCCGGTGTCCGTGGTATTGGAAAAGTTGGAGCTGAGAAACTTTTAAAAGAGTTTGGCTCACTTGAATCCATCTATGAAAATGTGCATCTTATAAATGGGGCGAACAAAAAAAAGCTATTAGAGTCAAAAGAGAGTGCATTTATGTCAAAAGAGTTAGTCTCACTTCGTGATGATGTCTTAGATGAGCTTGACTTTGAAGAGTATAAGATGGATGTAGAGCATCCATTTTTAAACATATATGATGAGCTTGTAAAGTATGAACAAAACGCTGTAATAAGAGCCCTAAAAGCAAAAGACATACTTACAGATGAGATAGAGAAAAAGGCAAATGCAAAGCTAGCAAATGATAAAAAAGAGAGCAAAAAGCTTGACTTTCATGCCACTCTTATAACTGATGCAAAAGAGTTAAAGAGTGTTTTAAAATCCCTTACTCCTCAAACTGTAGTGGCTTTTGATACTGAGACAACAGGATTAGAATATAACAAAGACTCTATAGTAGGTTTTAGTTTTTGTTTTAATGATAAAGAGGCTTTTTATGTACCTTTTGCACACTCTTACCTAGGCATGGCCGCTCAAGTAAGCAAAGAAGATGCAGCAGATGCGATAAAGCAGATTTTTAAGAGTAAAGTAGTTGGACATAACATCAAGTTTGATCTGCACTTTATATCTAAACTCTTAAGTGAAGACACATTTGAAGTCTATGCAGATAGCATGATACTAGCGTGGCTTATAAACCCTGAGAGTGCTTTAAGCCTTGATAAACTCTCACATAAACTGTTAGGTCACACAATGATTTCATTTAAAGAGAGTGTTAAAAAAGGCGAAACTTTTGCCTCAGTTGAACTCGAAGATGCAACTCTTTATGCTGCTGAAGATGCATTTATCACTCTAAAACTTTTTCATCTCTTTAACCAGAGCCTAAAGCTCCAAGATGCCGAACATCTTATAGCCGAGTCTATGGAAGTTGAAGTCCCTTTTATAACTACACTTTTGCATATGGAACAAGTTGGCATCAGAGTTGATGGCTCATTTTTAGAGAAATTTTTAGTTGAGATAAAAGAGACACTTGCTCGACTTACAAAAAGTATCTACACTCAAGCGGGAAGTGAGTTTAATATAAACTCTCCAAAACAGTTGGGAGTTATACTTTTTGAGCACTTAGGCTTAAAGACTGGTAAAAAAACAAAAACTGGCTACTCAACGGATGAGAAAGTTCTAAGATCATTAAAAGATGCTCATGAAATTATCCCGATGCTACTGGAATACAGAGAGGTGTATAAGCTCTTCTCAACCTACATAGAACCACTTTTAAAACTAAGCAAAGAACATGAAGATAGTAGAGTTCATACTTCATTTATTCAAACTGGAACGGCAACAGGAAGATTAAGCTCAAAAAACCCAAATCTTCAAAACATACCAGCTAGAAGCCAGTTAGGTCTTAGAATCAGAGAGGCCTTTGTGGCATCAGATGGAAACAAACTCATAGGCATAGACTACTCACAAATCGAGCTTAGACTTCTAGCTCACTTCTCACAAGACAAGGTCTTAGTAGATTCATTTAAAGCAGATAAAGATATCCACTATCAAACAGCAGTTGTACTTTTTGGGGAAGATGAAGCTAAGAGTAAAAGAGGAGTTGCAAAGACTGTAAACTTTGGACTTTTGTATGGCATGGGACAAAAAAAACTCTCAGATACGCTAGGTATCACAACTAAAGAAGCAAAAGATATCATAGAGAAGTATTTTGAGTCTTTTTCTACTGTTAAGAGTTACTTTAGAAGCATTGTAGAGCTTTCTAAAACCAAAGGTTATATAGAGACGCTCCTTGGTAGGAGAAGATATTTTGATTATGAAAATGCAACTCCAATGTTTAAAGCTGCATATGAGAGAGAGTCAGTAAACAGTGTTTTTCAAGGAAGTGCAGCAGATATCATAAAACTTGCCATGAACAAGATTGCAAAAGTCATAAGAGATGAAAAGCTAGAAGCGAAGATGCTACTGCAAATCCATGATGAGCTTATCTTTGAAGTAAAAGAGAGTGAGGCAGAGTCTCTTGCAAAAAGATTTCAGGAGATTATGCAAGATATCTATGAGTTAAATATACCACTAAAAGCTGATGTAAATATTGGCGATAACTGGGGAGAATTGAAGTAG
- a CDS encoding sulfite exporter TauE/SafE family protein, with protein METVNILTIISIAFLGSFGHCIGMCGGIVLAYSTIKIEPESSKVSQSFAHLIYSLGRVFTYSILGAMFGALGGVVTFSNNANGALLIFAGIAMMLAGLSLMGKIKFLTLIEHSFSSSSLYKRAFKKVLNSKSNLSFFVLGMLNGLLPCGFVYFFAITAASTASPLYGALVMAIFGLSTIPAMFGLGFLATLTSATSFRNMMMSLASIAVILYGAYTIYNGYDYIVNPKKSLTECHT; from the coding sequence ATGGAAACTGTAAATATTTTAACCATTATTAGTATCGCTTTTTTAGGTTCCTTTGGACACTGCATCGGAATGTGTGGTGGAATAGTTCTTGCCTACTCTACTATAAAAATAGAGCCAGAGAGTTCTAAAGTCTCACAAAGTTTTGCACATCTTATATACTCGCTTGGTAGAGTCTTTACCTACTCTATTCTTGGCGCTATGTTTGGGGCCCTTGGTGGGGTTGTGACTTTTTCAAACAATGCAAATGGAGCTTTGCTGATATTTGCAGGAATTGCCATGATGCTTGCGGGTCTCTCTCTGATGGGCAAAATTAAATTTTTAACACTTATAGAGCACTCTTTTTCCTCATCATCACTTTATAAAAGAGCTTTTAAAAAAGTTCTAAACTCAAAATCAAATCTTAGTTTTTTTGTTTTAGGGATGTTAAATGGACTTTTGCCATGTGGTTTTGTTTACTTTTTTGCCATCACAGCAGCAAGTACAGCAAGCCCACTATATGGTGCTTTAGTTATGGCTATTTTTGGATTAAGCACTATCCCTGCAATGTTTGGACTTGGCTTTTTAGCTACGCTAACTAGTGCAACAAGCTTTAGAAATATGATGATGAGCCTTGCATCAATAGCGGTTATTTTGTATGGTGCATATACTATTTATAACGGATACGACTATATAGTAAACCCTAAGAAGTCACTTACGGAGTGTCACACTTAG